From the genome of Mugil cephalus isolate CIBA_MC_2020 chromosome 2, CIBA_Mcephalus_1.1, whole genome shotgun sequence, one region includes:
- the acsl1a gene encoding long-chain-fatty-acid--CoA ligase 1a isoform X1 — MQAQEVLRQLRIPELDDVRQYMRGFPTNALVGVGAFAAITTYWLATRPKALKPPCDLRVQSLEVAGEANARRSVLNDSDENITHYYSDACTMYEVFQRGLRVSNNGPCLGSRKPDQPYVWQTYREVADRAENIGSALLHKGHSKTGDKYIGIFAQNRPEWTISEIACYTYSLVAVPLYDTLGTEAIDYIIDKATIATVICDVPEKARMILEVVGGKGRSVKTIVLMEDFDGDLVARGQESGIEILSLKEFEALGKANHQKPQPPKKEDLALICFTSGTTGNPKGAMLTHENVVSNTAAFIKITQGILKANNKDVLISFLPLAHMFERVVESVVLVHGARIGYFQGDIRLLMDDLKALQPTIFPVVPRLLNRMFDKVFSQANTPLKRWLLDFAFKRKEAELKNGVVRQDSMWDKLIFRKVQASLGGRVRLMITGAAPVSPTILTFLRAALGCQFYEGYGQTECTAGCNMTMPGDWTAGHVGPPLPCNYVKLVDVAEMNYLAANGEGEVCVKGPNVFQGYLKDPDKTAEAIDKDGWLHTGDIGKWLPNGCLKIVDRKKHIFKLAQGEYIAPEKIETAYSRSDPVAQIFVHGDSLQACLVGIVVPDPDFLPIWAKKKGFEGSYSDLCKNKDVKKAILEDILSLGKEFGLKTFEQVRDIALHTEMFSVQNGLLTPTLKAKRTELRNRFREQIDELYARIKM, encoded by the exons ATGCAGGCTCAGGAAGTCCTGAGACAGCTGCGGATCCCCGAGCTGGATGACGTCCGGCAGTACATGCGAGGCTTCCCCACCAACGCTCTCGTGGGCGTGGGCGCCTTCGCCGCCATCACGACCTACTGGTTGGCCACCCGGCCCAAGGCTCTCAAACCGCCCTGCGACCTCCGTGTACAATCACTGGAAGTGGCA GGAGAAGCCAATGCAAGAAGATCTGTGCTTAACGACAGCGACGAGAACATAACACATTACTACAGCGACGCGTGCACAATGTATGAGGTGTTCCAGCGAGGCCTCAGAGTATCAA ataaCGGACCTTGTCTGGGGTCGAGGAAACCGGACCAGCCGTACGTGTGGCAGACTTACAGAGAG gtGGCAGACAGAGCAGAGAACATCGGATCTGCCCTCCTTCACAAAGGACACTCTAAAACAGGAGACAAATACATCGGCATCTTCGCTCAGAACAGGCCagag TGGACCATTTCAGAGATAGCCTGTTATACGTACTCGTTGGTGGCCGTCCCGCTGTACGACACACTCGGCACAGAGGCCATCGACTACATTATTGACAAag CCACCATCGCAACAGTGATCTGTGATGTACCCGAAAAGGCTCGGATGATCCTGGAGGTCGTCGGCGGAAAAGGGCGATCGGTGAAGACGATCGTCCTCATGGAGGATTTCGATGGTGACCTGGTGGCCCGGGGACAGGAGAGTGGTATCGAGATCCTGAGTTTGAAGGAGTTCGAG GCCCTGGGTAAAGCCAACCACCAGAAACCACAG CCTCCCAAAAAAGAGGACCTCGCACTTATCTGCTTCACATCTGGAACCACAG GAAACCCAAAAGGTGCCATGCTTacccatgaaaatgtcgtctccAACACCGCAGctttcattaaaataacacag GGCATACTGAAGGCCAACAATAAAGATGTGCTCATCTCCTTCCTGCCTTTGGCCCACATGTTTGAGAGGGTGGTGGAG AGCGTCGTCCTCGTCCACGGGGCTCGAATCGGCTACTTCCAAGGAGACATTCGACTCTTGATGGACGATCTGAAGGCGCTGCAGCCGACGATCTTCCCTGTCGTGCCGCGTCTCCTCAACCGCATGTTCGATAAG GTATTTAGTCAAGCCAACACGCCGCTGAAAAGGTGGCTGCTCGACTTCGCCTTCAAGAGGAAAGAGGCCGAACTCAAAAACGGAGTTGTCAGACAGGACAGCATGTGGGACAAGCTCATCTTCAGAAAAGTTCAG GCGAGTCTGGGCGGTCGTGTGAGACTCATGATTACAGGAGCAGCCCCAGTGTCTCCGACCATCCTCACTTTCCTACGAGCAGCTCTGGGCTGCCAG TTTTACGAAGGCTACGGACAGACTGAATGTACGGCCGGGTGCAACATGACGATGCCTGGGGACTGGACAGCAG GTCACGTCGGGCCTCCTCTGCCCTGTAACTATGTTAAACTGGTGGACGTGGCGGAAATGAATTACCTGGCAGCCAATGGAGAAGGAGAG GTGTGTGTCAAAGGACCAAATGTATTCCAGGGATACCTGAAAGACCCGGACAAAACAGCTGAGGCCATCGACAAGGATGGATGGCTGCACACAGGAGACATTGGGAAGTGGCTTCCA AACGGCTGCCTGAAGATCGTTGACAGGAAGAAGCACATTTTCAAGCTGGCGCAAGGAGAGTACATCGCCCCAGAGAAAATAGAAACGGCTTATAGTCGCAGTGATCCAGTGGCACAGATATTTGTTCATGGGGACAGCTTACAG GCATGCCTGGTGGGGATAGTGGTTCCTGATCCAGACTTTTTACCCATTTGGGCCAAGAAAAAGGGGTTTGAAGGATCTTACTCTGATCTGTGCAAGAACAAG GATGTGAAGAAGGCCATTTTGGAGGATATCCTGAGCTTGGGCAAAGAATTTGGACTCAAGACTTTTGAACAG GTGAGAGACATTGCCTTACACACCGAGATGTTTTCCGTCCAAAACGGTCTGCTGACCCCCACCCTGAAGGCCAAGAGGACAGAGCTTCGCAACCGGTTCAGAGAACAGATCGATGAACTTTACGCCAGGATTAAGATGTGA
- the primpol gene encoding DNA-directed primase/polymerase protein, translating to MRKWGDRMKKVEQLAQSFQTNPLTTRYKPRLWPCQPSSVWKLFPRQNMAISFAQSCKEAVHVFALEKEKTSLGQRVYLVTSYSELWHYYRTYTQSLMHCYEVIPESAVCKLYFDLEFHKPSNKGSDGTTMVSLFIQYVCDRLMEVYGIECSVKNVLNLDSSTEDKFSRHLIFCLEKAAFKDNIHVGRFIHAILQPVLNKAKHCADNEKSPVAENTETSGMRPVSEGKSAKPGGSPGTKRRKLEERDLSFLQVKNKDGQDALFVDLGVYTKNRNFRLYKSSKVGKNAAFTVAEDNQFVPKPEKGMSAEESVFLASLVCNVSFTGQRILTWDVPDTNEPKTSSLHCQLGSASNPDALSGCLTSPHQEVDSFVLTVVRKDGIQGSIRRWNYFAADQLLVYDIAKYRWCENAGRFHKSNNIMIVVDFKEEMWYQKCHDPDCRSFRSSSYPLPQEICISYILTLDEEDQAYLMDDAGNIEPSQAPSQTPQSRVCAEGDEETPDGWGDEPDDQDFLESLQDFEQNGEEISDQALLSCVREFDS from the exons ATGAGGAAGTGGGGAGACAGAATGAAGAAGGTGGAGCAGCTCGCTCAGTCGTTCCAAACGAACCCTCTGACGACACGATACAAACCTCGACTGTGGCCGTGCCAGCCCTCCTCCGTCTGGAAACTGTTCCCTCGACAAAACATGGCAATCAGCTTCGCGCAGAGCTGcaaagag gctgtaCATGTTTTTgcacttgaaaaagaaaagacatccTTGGGTCAGAGGGTTTACCTGGTTACAAGTTACAGTGAGCTGTGGCACTATTACAG gacctACACTCAGTCCTTGATGCACTGCTATGAGGTGATACCAGAGTCTGCTGTGTGTAAGCTTTACTTTGACTTGGAGTTCCACAAGCCTTCAAACAAAGGGTCTGACGGGACAACTATGGTGTCTTTGTTTATCCAG TACGTCTGCGACCGGTTAATGGAAGTGTACGGGATCGAATGCTCTGTGAAGAATGTCCTCAATCTTGACTCCAGCACGGAAGACAAATTCAGTCGACATCTTATCTTCTGCCTCGAAAAAGCAGCTTTCAAAGACAACATACACGTCG GTAGGTTCATCCATGCGATCCTTCAGCCCGTCCTGAACAAAGCCAAACACTGTGCGGATAATGAGAAGAGTCCAGTggcagaaaacactgaaacgAG TGGAATGCGTCCTGTGTCTGAGGGGAAGTCGGCAAAGCCAGGCGGGAGCCCAGGGACAAAGAGGCGTAAGCTGGAAGAAAGAGACCTCAGCTTCCTCCAGGTGAAAAACAAGGACGGCCAAGACGCTCTGTTTGTTGATCTCG GCGTCTACACAAAGAACAGAAATTTTCGCCTTTACAAGTCTTCAAAAGTGGGCAAGAACGCTGCATTCACTGTAGCCGAAGACAACCAGTTCGTTCCCAAACCTGAGAAGGGTATGTCTGCAGAGGAGAGCGTGTTCTTGGCGTCCTTGGTGTGTAACGTGAG TTTCACAGGTCAGAGGATTCTTACGTGGGACGTCCCGGACACAAATGAACCCAAAACCTCGTCACTTCACTGCCAGCTGGGATCAGCTTCAAACCCAG ATGCACTTTCTGGCTGCTTGACGTCTCCTCACCAAGAAGTGGACAGCTTCGTATTGACGGTTGTCAGGAAGGACGGGATACAAGGAA GTATAAGACGATGGAACTACTTTGCTGCGGACCAGCTCCTCGTCTATGACATCGCCAAATACCGCTGGTGTGAAAACGCGGGCCGGTTTCataaaagcaacaacatcaT GATTGTTGTGGATTTCAAAGAGGAGATGTGGTACCAGAAGTGCCACGATCCTGACTGCAGGAGCTTCAGGTCCTCGA GTTACCCACTGCCACAAGAGATCTGTATCAGCTACATCTTGACGCTG GACGAGGAGGACCAGGCGTACTTAATGGACGACGCCGGCAACATTGAACCCAGCCAGGCTCCAAGCCAGACCCCACAGAGCAGAGTGTGTGCAGAGGGGGACGAGGAGACTCCTGATGGGTGGGGAGATGAACCAGATGACCAAGACTTTCTGGAGAGCCTGCAAGACTTTGAGCAAAACGGAGAGGAGATCTCGGACCAGGCTCTGCTTTCATGTGTGAGAGAGTTTGACTCCTAG
- the acsl1a gene encoding long-chain-fatty-acid--CoA ligase 1a isoform X2 — MQAQEVLRQLRIPELDDVRQYMRGFPTNALVGVGAFAAITTYWLATRPKALKPPCDLRVQSLEVAGEANARRSVLNDSDENITHYYSDACTMYEVFQRGLRVSNNGPCLGSRKPDQPYVWQTYREVADRAENIGSALLHKGHSKTGDKYIGIFAQNRPEWTISEIACYTYSLVAVPLYDTLGTEAIDYIIDKATIATVICDVPEKARMILEVVGGKGRSVKTIVLMEDFDGDLVARGQESGIEILSLKEFEALGKANHQKPQPPKKEDLALICFTSGTTGNPKGAMLTHENVVSNTAAFIKITQVHCMLSLHDVHISYLPLAHMFERVVQSVVLVHGARIGYFQGDIRLLMDDLKALQPTIFPVVPRLLNRMFDKVFSQANTPLKRWLLDFAFKRKEAELKNGVVRQDSMWDKLIFRKVQASLGGRVRLMITGAAPVSPTILTFLRAALGCQFYEGYGQTECTAGCNMTMPGDWTAGHVGPPLPCNYVKLVDVAEMNYLAANGEGEVCVKGPNVFQGYLKDPDKTAEAIDKDGWLHTGDIGKWLPNGCLKIVDRKKHIFKLAQGEYIAPEKIETAYSRSDPVAQIFVHGDSLQACLVGIVVPDPDFLPIWAKKKGFEGSYSDLCKNKDVKKAILEDILSLGKEFGLKTFEQVRDIALHTEMFSVQNGLLTPTLKAKRTELRNRFREQIDELYARIKM; from the exons ATGCAGGCTCAGGAAGTCCTGAGACAGCTGCGGATCCCCGAGCTGGATGACGTCCGGCAGTACATGCGAGGCTTCCCCACCAACGCTCTCGTGGGCGTGGGCGCCTTCGCCGCCATCACGACCTACTGGTTGGCCACCCGGCCCAAGGCTCTCAAACCGCCCTGCGACCTCCGTGTACAATCACTGGAAGTGGCA GGAGAAGCCAATGCAAGAAGATCTGTGCTTAACGACAGCGACGAGAACATAACACATTACTACAGCGACGCGTGCACAATGTATGAGGTGTTCCAGCGAGGCCTCAGAGTATCAA ataaCGGACCTTGTCTGGGGTCGAGGAAACCGGACCAGCCGTACGTGTGGCAGACTTACAGAGAG gtGGCAGACAGAGCAGAGAACATCGGATCTGCCCTCCTTCACAAAGGACACTCTAAAACAGGAGACAAATACATCGGCATCTTCGCTCAGAACAGGCCagag TGGACCATTTCAGAGATAGCCTGTTATACGTACTCGTTGGTGGCCGTCCCGCTGTACGACACACTCGGCACAGAGGCCATCGACTACATTATTGACAAag CCACCATCGCAACAGTGATCTGTGATGTACCCGAAAAGGCTCGGATGATCCTGGAGGTCGTCGGCGGAAAAGGGCGATCGGTGAAGACGATCGTCCTCATGGAGGATTTCGATGGTGACCTGGTGGCCCGGGGACAGGAGAGTGGTATCGAGATCCTGAGTTTGAAGGAGTTCGAG GCCCTGGGTAAAGCCAACCACCAGAAACCACAG CCTCCCAAAAAAGAGGACCTCGCACTTATCTGCTTCACATCTGGAACCACAG GAAACCCAAAAGGTGCCATGCTTacccatgaaaatgtcgtctccAACACCGCAGctttcattaaaataacacag GTACACTGCATGCTGTCGCTCCATGACGTTCATATATCCTACCTCCCTCTTGCTCACATGTTTGAGAGAGTTGTACAG AGCGTCGTCCTCGTCCACGGGGCTCGAATCGGCTACTTCCAAGGAGACATTCGACTCTTGATGGACGATCTGAAGGCGCTGCAGCCGACGATCTTCCCTGTCGTGCCGCGTCTCCTCAACCGCATGTTCGATAAG GTATTTAGTCAAGCCAACACGCCGCTGAAAAGGTGGCTGCTCGACTTCGCCTTCAAGAGGAAAGAGGCCGAACTCAAAAACGGAGTTGTCAGACAGGACAGCATGTGGGACAAGCTCATCTTCAGAAAAGTTCAG GCGAGTCTGGGCGGTCGTGTGAGACTCATGATTACAGGAGCAGCCCCAGTGTCTCCGACCATCCTCACTTTCCTACGAGCAGCTCTGGGCTGCCAG TTTTACGAAGGCTACGGACAGACTGAATGTACGGCCGGGTGCAACATGACGATGCCTGGGGACTGGACAGCAG GTCACGTCGGGCCTCCTCTGCCCTGTAACTATGTTAAACTGGTGGACGTGGCGGAAATGAATTACCTGGCAGCCAATGGAGAAGGAGAG GTGTGTGTCAAAGGACCAAATGTATTCCAGGGATACCTGAAAGACCCGGACAAAACAGCTGAGGCCATCGACAAGGATGGATGGCTGCACACAGGAGACATTGGGAAGTGGCTTCCA AACGGCTGCCTGAAGATCGTTGACAGGAAGAAGCACATTTTCAAGCTGGCGCAAGGAGAGTACATCGCCCCAGAGAAAATAGAAACGGCTTATAGTCGCAGTGATCCAGTGGCACAGATATTTGTTCATGGGGACAGCTTACAG GCATGCCTGGTGGGGATAGTGGTTCCTGATCCAGACTTTTTACCCATTTGGGCCAAGAAAAAGGGGTTTGAAGGATCTTACTCTGATCTGTGCAAGAACAAG GATGTGAAGAAGGCCATTTTGGAGGATATCCTGAGCTTGGGCAAAGAATTTGGACTCAAGACTTTTGAACAG GTGAGAGACATTGCCTTACACACCGAGATGTTTTCCGTCCAAAACGGTCTGCTGACCCCCACCCTGAAGGCCAAGAGGACAGAGCTTCGCAACCGGTTCAGAGAACAGATCGATGAACTTTACGCCAGGATTAAGATGTGA
- the helt gene encoding hairy and enhancer of split-related protein helt: MASKMKDRKRTPISHKVIEKRRRDRINRCLNELGKTVPMALAKQNSGKLEKAEILEMTVQYLRALHSADFPRGREKGELLAEFANYFHYGYHECMKNLVHYLTTEDRAETKDIKYARILAFLQSKSRVVTEPVFGSVGSMPEPSDYLSQLHSSPEHQSHSPSDSVYQQSPPGHFSWHSSTRSPGISYPTVPLSAHTQQHGGYLSPVQGLDHHYFNFLGHTHANTFSLHSAQHAM; the protein is encoded by the exons ATGGCATCTAAAATGAAGGACAGGAAG AGAACCCCGATCTCTCACAAAGTTATAGAGAAAAGAAGACGGGATCGCATCAATCGCTGCCTAAACGAGCTTGGAAAAACGGTACCAATGGCACTGGCTAAACAG AACTCTGGAAAACTGGAGAAAGCTGAAATATTGGAGATGACTGTTCAGTACCTACGAGCGCTCCACTCGGCGGATTTTCCTCGTGGTAGAGAAAAGG GTGAACTACTTGCTGAATTCGCAAACTACTTCCACTACGGATACCACGAGTGTATGAAGAACCTGGTGCACTACCTGACCACAGAGGACAGAGCTGAAACCAAAGACATCAAGTACGCACGGATCCTCGCCTTCTTACAGTCAAAGTCTCGTGTGGTCACCGAGCCCGTGTTCGGATCTGTCGGCTCGATGCCGGAACCGTCCGACTACCTCAGTCAGCTGCATTCGTCCCCGGAGCACCAAAGCCACAGCCCCTCCGACTCCGTGTACCAGCAGAGTCCACCGGGACACTTTTCATGGCACAGCTCGACCCGCAGCCCGGGCATCTCGTACCCGACAGTGCCGCTCTCtgcgcacacacagcagcacggTGGATACTTGTCACCAGTGCAGGGACTCGATCACCACTATTTCAACTTCCTCGGtcacacgcacgcaaacacgTTCAGTTTGCACAGCGCGCAACACGCCATGTAA